A window of the Nitrospira sp. genome harbors these coding sequences:
- a CDS encoding nucleotidyltransferase domain-containing protein, whose amino-acid sequence MQTVKDDIVLNEFLERITPVRARIQRLILFGSRARGTHRPDSDYDLLLVVSRKDDALLDLLYEAVMDVLLAHGRLVSLKVFPEQEFARLQALQTPFMEHVNREGILIG is encoded by the coding sequence ATGCAAACAGTCAAGGACGACATCGTCCTGAATGAATTCTTGGAGAGGATCACCCCGGTCCGTGCTCGCATCCAACGACTCATCCTGTTTGGGTCGCGCGCAAGAGGGACCCATCGACCCGACTCGGATTACGATCTCCTTCTGGTCGTGTCGCGAAAAGACGATGCGCTGCTCGACCTTCTGTACGAAGCCGTGATGGACGTCCTGCTGGCGCACGGGCGCCTAGTGTCGTTGAAAGTGTTTCCCGAACAGGAATTTGCCAGACTGCAGGCCTTGCAGACGCCCTTTATGGAGCATGTGAATCGAGAGGGAATCCTCATTGGATAA
- a CDS encoding HEPN domain-containing protein, which produces MDKAQQELIRGYSAKAREKARVARDLYAKGEWDDAISRAYYAAYHAAQAALLTEGQRGDTHKGVVMLFGLLLVKTGKLDKKWGKCLSNLKDDLEAGDYDALSYLDEDTARRAVHEAEAFVEAVEQYLRGIVTS; this is translated from the coding sequence TTGGATAAGGCGCAACAGGAGTTAATCAGGGGCTATTCGGCCAAAGCGCGCGAGAAGGCCCGGGTTGCCCGCGACCTCTATGCCAAGGGAGAATGGGACGACGCGATATCACGGGCGTACTATGCCGCATACCATGCGGCGCAAGCCGCCCTGCTGACCGAGGGGCAACGCGGCGACACCCACAAAGGCGTCGTGATGCTCTTCGGGCTCCTGCTGGTGAAAACCGGAAAACTGGACAAGAAGTGGGGTAAGTGCTTGTCCAATCTGAAGGATGACCTCGAGGCCGGAGACTACGACGCACTGTCCTACTTGGATGAAGACACGGCACGCCGCGCGGTTCACGAAGCTGAGGCGTTTGTCGAGGCGGTTGAGCAGTACCTGAGGGGGATTGTGACAAGCTGA
- a CDS encoding DUF4258 domain-containing protein, whose protein sequence is MRKPLRYDRHARRRMKWRKISEQEVEAVLSVPDKVEQTERERMNAFRRIGSRYLKVTYREFADEILIISAVDKSD, encoded by the coding sequence GTGAGAAAGCCTTTGCGGTATGATCGGCATGCACGGAGGCGCATGAAATGGCGGAAAATCTCCGAGCAAGAGGTCGAAGCAGTTCTGTCGGTCCCCGATAAAGTGGAGCAGACCGAAAGAGAGCGGATGAACGCATTCAGGCGAATCGGCAGCCGCTATCTAAAAGTTACCTATAGAGAGTTTGCGGATGAGATCCTTATCATCAGTGCTGTAGACAAAAGCGACTAG
- a CDS encoding DUF2283 domain-containing protein encodes MKIEYSKTADALYVYFKQGEVAKSKEVEEGVVVDLDAQGHIIGIEVLDASSRIGIQDLVNVTIENLPLEMVAEG; translated from the coding sequence ATGAAGATCGAATATAGCAAGACAGCCGATGCGCTCTACGTCTATTTCAAGCAAGGTGAAGTGGCGAAGAGCAAGGAAGTGGAGGAAGGAGTGGTTGTGGATCTGGATGCTCAAGGCCATATCATTGGGATCGAGGTGCTGGATGCAAGTTCCCGCATCGGTATTCAGGACCTTGTCAATGTCACCATAGAGAATCTTCCTCTTGAGATGGTCGCCGAGGGCTGA
- a CDS encoding ABC transporter ATP-binding protein, whose product MSSEGLAKESSIPSPLSCALAEEGRSEGGQSSSPQQPAQVADDVAIRVQNLSKCYHIYDKPHDRLKQAIYPRLRRLMGMEPKNYAREFWALKDVSFEIKKGETVGIIGRNGSGKSTLLQLICGTLSATSGTIETQGRIAALLELGSGFNPEFTGRENVYINASILGLSQAEIDAKFDEIVAFAEIGDFIDQPVKTYSSGMFVRLAFAVIVHVDADILVIDEALAVGDVFFRQKCMRFLNNFKMNGTIIFVTHDSCTVVSLCDRAIWLERGEAQLIGEAKHVCEAYLARRYDAACFNAQKQITETPSLSLGRNALSKHDARMDFINHSNLRNDIEVFSFSSETRGFGSGGGTITNARLTDLAGRQLSWVVGGEMVRIEIEALVNVACSNIIIGFQLKNGLGQAVFDQNSYMAYCLNPFAANPNEVVKGIFTFRLPILPPGSYTVDVAIADGIPPSVIQLQWLHDAFSLESHTSSVVSGLVGLVCDSIELYGQTKESTNVQREQCQGI is encoded by the coding sequence ATGTCTTCTGAGGGGCTTGCAAAAGAATCCTCGATTCCCTCGCCACTTTCCTGCGCTCTGGCGGAGGAGGGTCGTTCTGAGGGGGGGCAATCTTCTTCTCCTCAGCAACCCGCACAGGTGGCAGACGACGTCGCCATTCGCGTGCAAAATCTCAGCAAGTGTTATCACATCTACGACAAGCCGCATGATCGGTTGAAGCAGGCGATCTATCCACGCCTGCGGCGATTGATGGGCATGGAGCCGAAGAACTACGCCCGCGAATTCTGGGCGCTGAAAGATGTGTCGTTCGAAATTAAAAAGGGTGAAACTGTCGGCATCATCGGGCGCAACGGCAGCGGCAAATCCACTCTCTTACAGCTGATCTGCGGCACGCTTAGCGCGACCAGCGGCACGATCGAAACACAAGGCCGCATCGCAGCCTTATTGGAACTCGGCTCAGGCTTTAATCCAGAATTTACGGGACGAGAAAATGTCTATATAAACGCCTCGATCCTCGGACTGTCTCAGGCGGAAATTGATGCCAAGTTTGATGAGATTGTTGCCTTTGCTGAGATCGGCGACTTTATCGATCAACCGGTCAAAACTTATTCCAGCGGCATGTTTGTGCGTCTGGCTTTTGCAGTCATTGTTCATGTTGACGCAGACATTTTAGTAATAGATGAAGCGTTGGCCGTCGGAGACGTGTTTTTTAGGCAAAAATGTATGCGGTTTTTGAACAACTTTAAGATGAACGGCACGATCATCTTTGTCACGCATGATTCCTGTACGGTTGTGAGCTTGTGTGATCGTGCTATTTGGTTGGAGCGTGGTGAGGCTCAGTTAATAGGGGAGGCGAAACATGTTTGTGAAGCATATCTTGCCAGGCGTTATGATGCCGCGTGCTTTAATGCCCAAAAACAGATAACGGAAACTCCCTCTCTAAGTTTGGGAAGAAATGCGCTATCAAAACATGATGCACGCATGGACTTCATTAACCATTCAAATTTAAGAAATGATATTGAAGTATTTAGTTTTTCGTCAGAAACGCGCGGCTTTGGTAGCGGAGGTGGTACGATCACGAATGCGAGACTGACTGATTTAGCAGGAAGGCAACTTTCTTGGGTAGTTGGTGGGGAGATGGTGCGTATAGAAATCGAAGCTTTAGTCAACGTGGCTTGCAGTAATATTATTATCGGCTTTCAGTTGAAGAATGGACTTGGCCAAGCAGTATTTGACCAGAATTCTTACATGGCTTATTGTTTGAACCCGTTCGCAGCAAATCCGAATGAAGTAGTCAAAGGTATTTTTACGTTCCGGTTACCAATATTGCCGCCTGGTTCGTATACGGTGGACGTAGCAATTGCGGACGGCATACCTCCGAGTGTCATCCAATTACAGTGGTTACATGATGCCTTCAGTTTGGAATCTCATACCTCCAGCGTGGTGAGTGGTTTGGTTGGTTTGGTTTGTGATTCGATCGAGCTATATGGTCAAACGAAGGAATCCACGAACGTTCAGAGGGAACAGTGTCAAGGAATTTGA
- a CDS encoding macrocin O-methyltransferase, protein MKPAVFLHIQKTAGTTIIELARSAYGIHNVMSHDDYLKGMDYSPSTGEVKVDEGVLDDFHGIPFLSGHFGYGFAKRYMPGRYSFTFLRDPIERILSFYYFCKGSDPKKFALYKLSQQVTLDEFLRMGLVDPEVKNFIWNNQVWQLACGFGVLDTRPLSAFDAIELLELASKHLDEFSYVGFAETFEADRDAIFRDLGIEPPEARIVSNANLGRPAHSDLPQSTKDLLVELTELDRVLYNKVWLRKAPALKRGGNGWLGINMTLEHESPQQQLQHAQNDYLELMQACLTGSLYRDCSQAPFGPKTFNSQLRAHGLDWPSHAQTMIGEKRLANLRVLTEAVIADNVPGDLIETGVWRGGACILMRAVLYAHNVSDRSVWVADSFGGLPRPNEAQYPADAGSDFHTYAQLAVSLDEVRDNFRAYGLLDEQVKFLKGWFKDTLPTASIGQLALIRLDGDMYESTMDALTNLYPKLSHQGYVIIDDYHAVPACKAAVNDYCSRHSLRPNIVEIDGVGVYWRKSTTSKRDGVSNQLNQTVASTELHMARLSQAVAELSRNAITHLNRSLAEQEEQVTTLNQSLIERDEQITRLNRSLLERDAQITTLNQAVVDRNAELAALYTSTSWKITKPLRAVREFIHGMQPSSRDSEIRKTLMNQPPPERPAADGESRSLTGR, encoded by the coding sequence TTGAAACCTGCAGTCTTTCTGCATATCCAAAAGACAGCTGGCACAACAATTATTGAATTAGCCAGGTCTGCTTATGGAATTCATAACGTCATGAGCCATGACGACTATCTCAAGGGAATGGATTACTCTCCGTCCACAGGTGAGGTTAAGGTAGATGAAGGAGTGCTTGACGATTTCCATGGAATACCTTTTCTCTCCGGTCATTTCGGCTACGGCTTTGCGAAGCGCTATATGCCGGGTAGGTATTCGTTTACGTTTTTGCGCGATCCTATTGAAAGGATTTTGTCTTTCTATTATTTCTGCAAAGGCTCCGACCCAAAGAAATTTGCGCTTTATAAGCTAAGCCAGCAAGTGACATTAGATGAATTTCTACGGATGGGTTTGGTTGACCCGGAAGTCAAAAATTTCATCTGGAATAATCAGGTGTGGCAGCTCGCCTGCGGATTTGGTGTGTTGGATACTCGGCCGTTATCTGCTTTCGATGCAATCGAATTGCTTGAACTGGCAAGTAAACATCTCGATGAGTTTTCGTATGTGGGCTTTGCGGAAACCTTTGAGGCAGATCGAGATGCTATCTTTAGAGATCTTGGAATTGAGCCACCGGAAGCAAGGATCGTCTCAAATGCCAATCTGGGTCGGCCTGCCCATAGTGATTTGCCACAATCGACCAAGGACCTGTTGGTTGAATTAACCGAGCTTGATAGGGTGCTGTATAACAAGGTTTGGTTAAGAAAGGCGCCAGCCTTGAAAAGGGGTGGTAATGGGTGGTTGGGGATAAATATGACTTTAGAGCACGAATCGCCTCAGCAGCAATTACAGCATGCGCAGAATGACTACCTTGAACTGATGCAAGCTTGCCTGACCGGTAGTCTCTACAGAGATTGTTCTCAGGCACCATTTGGGCCGAAAACATTTAATTCTCAGCTTCGAGCCCATGGCCTCGATTGGCCGAGTCATGCACAAACGATGATCGGAGAGAAACGACTTGCGAACCTGCGAGTGCTTACCGAAGCTGTGATTGCCGACAATGTTCCTGGGGACTTGATAGAAACTGGGGTATGGCGCGGAGGCGCTTGCATCTTGATGCGCGCCGTTTTGTATGCCCATAACGTAAGCGATCGGTCTGTGTGGGTTGCCGATTCGTTCGGAGGATTACCACGCCCCAATGAGGCACAGTATCCGGCTGACGCTGGCTCCGACTTTCATACATACGCCCAACTTGCCGTTTCTCTGGATGAAGTTCGGGACAACTTCCGTGCTTATGGGTTGCTGGACGAGCAAGTAAAATTTCTCAAGGGCTGGTTCAAGGATACCTTACCGACTGCGTCGATAGGTCAATTAGCATTGATACGCCTCGATGGCGACATGTACGAGTCAACGATGGACGCATTGACCAATCTGTACCCAAAACTCTCGCATCAAGGGTACGTGATTATCGATGATTATCATGCGGTGCCTGCATGTAAAGCTGCCGTGAATGACTATTGCAGTAGGCATAGCCTAAGGCCAAATATCGTCGAGATTGACGGTGTCGGTGTGTATTGGAGAAAGTCAACAACGTCTAAGCGCGATGGAGTGAGTAATCAATTAAACCAGACAGTGGCGTCTACAGAGTTGCACATGGCTCGCCTTAGTCAGGCTGTAGCTGAGCTGAGTCGAAATGCCATTACCCACCTCAACCGGTCTTTGGCGGAGCAGGAAGAGCAGGTTACCACGCTCAACCAATCGTTGATCGAGCGGGATGAGCAGATTACCCGCCTCAACCGGTCTTTACTCGAGCGAGATGCACAGATCACCACCCTCAACCAGGCTGTGGTCGATCGGAATGCAGAATTGGCTGCTCTCTATACATCGACGAGTTGGAAAATAACCAAACCTCTTCGGGCTGTCAGGGAGTTTATACATGGCATGCAACCAAGCAGTAGAGATTCTGAAATTAGAAAGACTCTTATGAATCAGCCGCCTCCTGAACGCCCTGCTGCGGATGGAGAATCGCGAAGCTTAACCGGACGATGA
- a CDS encoding class I SAM-dependent methyltransferase has protein sequence MNTESRHNYEYAVDLAAQTAPAYVVQLVGSSKRVLEVGCGPGSITKLLTQHGQCRVTALELDPEAITKAAPYCEAIMQADLNSAEWPQLLAGAERFDVLVAADVLEHLYDPWTTLRRMIPLINPNGYLVISLPHVGHAAVASCLINGDFEYRDWGLLDRTHIRFFGFKNIKELFAQADLKIIEVRYVVKPPEDTEFAASWCRLSATVQDALKSSEHADVYQVVVKAVPLSYSGDAVPLVPPQPLRTGGTIPALWKRRIANRLSYQAKQRIRLGLSLFGIRV, from the coding sequence GTGAATACCGAATCTAGGCACAATTACGAATACGCAGTGGATCTTGCCGCACAAACCGCGCCTGCGTATGTCGTACAGCTGGTTGGCTCGTCCAAGCGTGTGCTGGAGGTCGGCTGCGGGCCAGGTTCGATCACCAAGCTGCTGACGCAGCATGGGCAATGCCGGGTGACGGCCCTTGAGCTGGATCCAGAAGCGATTACAAAGGCCGCACCCTATTGCGAAGCAATCATGCAGGCCGATCTGAATTCTGCAGAGTGGCCGCAGTTGCTTGCTGGTGCGGAGCGCTTTGATGTCCTTGTGGCGGCAGATGTGCTCGAGCATCTGTATGACCCATGGACGACACTGCGACGAATGATTCCTCTGATCAATCCAAACGGTTATCTTGTAATCTCCCTTCCGCATGTTGGTCATGCAGCCGTCGCGTCGTGCTTGATCAATGGAGATTTTGAATATCGCGACTGGGGGTTGCTCGATCGTACGCATATCCGTTTCTTCGGTTTCAAAAATATCAAAGAATTGTTTGCTCAAGCCGACCTCAAGATTATTGAGGTCAGGTATGTTGTTAAGCCGCCTGAGGACACCGAGTTTGCGGCGAGTTGGTGCCGACTCTCTGCAACAGTGCAGGATGCGCTGAAAAGTAGCGAGCATGCCGATGTGTATCAAGTCGTCGTCAAGGCTGTGCCGCTCAGCTATTCTGGTGATGCTGTCCCGCTGGTGCCTCCGCAACCACTGCGCACAGGGGGTACTATTCCCGCATTGTGGAAGAGACGTATCGCCAATCGCTTGAGCTATCAAGCCAAACAGCGGATTCGCCTAGGTCTCAGTTTGTTTGGGATTCGTGTCTAA
- a CDS encoding glycoside hydrolase family 99-like domain-containing protein, which produces MPKLIAFFLPQFHPIPENDTWWGKGFTEWTNVTKAKPLFDGHYQPHLPSDLGFYDLRLRETRHEQIRLAKRFGIDGFCYHYYWFSGTRLLHRPLDDMLADRESDMPFCLCWANENWTRRWDAAEHEILIAQKYLPDDDINFIKSLIPFFRDPRYIRLNNEPLLIVYRPQHLPDARKTAKVWRDYCATVGIGNIHLCAALTHGNEDYTKFGFDSGVEFPPHNMKSANINGTIKFYETFRGNVMQYATIAQSYLDRTYGRAKVFKTVFPAWDNTARTSDRALMVLNGTPENYEYWLSSTIDHVQRTGKGDQLVFLNAWNEWAEGCHLEPDRLWDHGFLQATLNVKNGLRRFTAFQDMGLPHKHEAPHRMFWRDVGDAVRYHVWLKFGNLKRAVNRRQRLRLMLLPVIRSLRALSGKL; this is translated from the coding sequence TTGCCAAAGCTGATCGCTTTTTTTCTGCCGCAATTTCACCCGATTCCAGAGAATGATACATGGTGGGGAAAGGGCTTCACCGAGTGGACGAACGTCACAAAGGCGAAGCCCTTGTTCGACGGACATTATCAGCCACACCTTCCGAGCGATCTTGGTTTCTATGATCTCCGGCTAAGGGAAACCCGACACGAGCAGATCAGGCTTGCCAAACGGTTTGGAATCGATGGCTTCTGCTACCACTATTACTGGTTTTCTGGGACACGGCTTCTCCATAGGCCGCTCGACGACATGCTGGCGGACCGGGAGAGCGATATGCCGTTCTGTCTTTGTTGGGCCAATGAGAACTGGACCAGGCGGTGGGACGCAGCCGAACATGAGATTCTGATCGCGCAAAAATACCTGCCCGATGACGACATCAACTTCATCAAGAGCCTCATTCCATTTTTTAGAGACCCTCGCTACATTCGCCTGAATAACGAGCCCCTCTTGATCGTGTATCGGCCGCAACATTTACCGGATGCGCGAAAGACGGCCAAAGTGTGGAGAGACTATTGCGCGACCGTTGGTATCGGGAACATTCATCTTTGCGCCGCGCTGACTCACGGCAACGAAGATTATACGAAGTTTGGCTTTGATAGCGGCGTTGAATTCCCGCCCCACAACATGAAGTCGGCAAACATCAATGGCACGATCAAGTTCTACGAGACGTTTCGAGGCAATGTGATGCAGTACGCTACGATTGCGCAATCGTATCTCGATCGCACGTACGGCCGGGCAAAAGTCTTCAAAACGGTCTTCCCAGCATGGGATAACACAGCGCGCACCAGCGATCGGGCACTGATGGTGCTTAACGGAACTCCAGAAAACTACGAGTACTGGTTGTCGTCCACTATCGACCATGTTCAACGAACAGGCAAGGGCGATCAACTCGTATTCCTCAATGCGTGGAACGAATGGGCGGAGGGCTGTCATCTTGAGCCTGATCGTCTGTGGGATCACGGGTTTCTCCAAGCTACCTTGAATGTCAAAAACGGTTTGCGCAGGTTTACGGCCTTCCAGGACATGGGCTTGCCTCACAAGCATGAAGCACCTCACCGGATGTTCTGGAGGGATGTGGGTGATGCGGTTCGCTACCACGTTTGGCTAAAGTTCGGCAATCTAAAGCGTGCTGTCAATCGGCGACAGCGGCTGCGCCTCATGCTGCTGCCTGTCATAAGGTCGTTGCGGGCTTTGAGCGGAAAATTGTGA
- a CDS encoding glycosyltransferase family 2 protein — MTVVIVNWNGERFLGQCLSAVLAQTVIPNEIILVDNASSDASLDIVRRYPSVRVLELNENLGFAQGNNVAIEAAAESDWIALLNPDAFPEPYWLEALLSAAREDPEFDVFGSKLVNAADPSVLDGAGDVYHMSGLVWRMGHRVPVASLSMKASEVFSPCAAAALYRRQALVDAGGFDEDYFCYVEDVDLGFRLRLAGHKAMYVPDAVVHHVGSATTGGQHSDFSLYHGHRNLVWTFVKDVPGMLFWLLLPLHVTLNLVSIVWFALRGQGRVILRAKWDAIKGLPKMWRKRRTIQSTRIATVREIWRLMDKRLLH; from the coding sequence GTGACAGTTGTCATTGTCAACTGGAACGGAGAACGCTTCCTAGGTCAATGCCTGTCGGCAGTACTGGCACAGACGGTCATTCCAAACGAGATCATTCTGGTCGATAACGCGAGTTCGGATGCGTCGCTCGATATTGTCCGGCGTTATCCGTCGGTGCGTGTGCTGGAACTGAACGAGAATCTTGGCTTCGCACAAGGCAACAATGTGGCAATCGAGGCTGCTGCTGAGTCCGACTGGATCGCCTTGCTCAATCCGGATGCATTCCCCGAACCGTATTGGCTGGAGGCGTTACTGTCGGCGGCGCGGGAGGATCCTGAATTCGATGTCTTCGGCAGCAAGCTGGTGAACGCCGCCGATCCGTCTGTATTGGATGGGGCTGGCGATGTGTATCATATGAGTGGCCTGGTTTGGCGTATGGGGCACCGTGTTCCCGTGGCTTCCCTTTCAATGAAGGCATCCGAGGTATTCTCACCCTGTGCGGCGGCGGCATTGTATCGGCGGCAAGCATTGGTGGATGCTGGTGGGTTCGATGAGGACTATTTTTGTTATGTGGAGGATGTGGACCTTGGATTTCGCCTACGCTTGGCGGGGCACAAAGCTATGTATGTGCCGGACGCGGTGGTTCACCACGTGGGATCGGCGACTACCGGTGGACAGCACAGTGATTTTTCCCTGTATCATGGACATCGCAACTTAGTCTGGACATTTGTGAAAGACGTGCCGGGTATGTTGTTCTGGCTGCTGTTGCCGCTGCATGTAACGTTGAATCTGGTCAGTATCGTCTGGTTCGCACTGCGCGGTCAGGGTAGGGTGATCTTGCGCGCGAAGTGGGATGCTATCAAAGGCTTGCCGAAGATGTGGCGTAAGCGACGGACAATCCAATCGACCCGCATCGCCACAGTGCGTGAGATTTGGCGGTTGATGGACAAGCGCTTACTTCATTGA
- a CDS encoding type II toxin-antitoxin system HicB family antitoxin — translation MTDYNYTAIIERDESGGFHAFCPALRGCHSQGDSYEETVQSITEAVQLYIESLKAHSEPIPSEDVIIKPIHVAA, via the coding sequence ATGACCGATTATAATTACACCGCGATCATAGAGCGAGACGAAAGTGGCGGCTTCCACGCTTTCTGTCCCGCGCTTCGGGGTTGCCATTCGCAGGGCGATTCTTACGAAGAAACGGTGCAGAGTATTACAGAGGCTGTCCAACTGTATATCGAAAGCCTGAAAGCCCATTCGGAACCCATTCCCTCCGAGGATGTAATCATCAAGCCCATCCACGTGGCTGCATGA
- a CDS encoding type II toxin-antitoxin system HicA family toxin encodes MSPLLPQVKAKDLIRVAKQLGFELDRQKGSHAVFYRPSDKARVVIPVHAGCDIKPRTLHGIIDDMRITPEKFKELL; translated from the coding sequence ATGAGCCCGCTTCTTCCACAGGTCAAAGCTAAGGACCTGATCCGTGTAGCAAAGCAGCTTGGTTTTGAACTGGACCGTCAGAAAGGCAGTCATGCCGTCTTTTACCGCCCTTCCGACAAAGCCCGCGTCGTCATCCCCGTCCATGCAGGCTGCGATATTAAGCCAAGAACTTTGCATGGCATTATCGACGATATGCGGATCACACCTGAAAAATTCAAAGAGCTTTTGTAG
- a CDS encoding glycosyltransferase family 2 protein, with amino-acid sequence MLSTTSSDQQLASLPRCSGNLETCSTSDAVSLIIVNYNAGGLLKDCVSSAAHQVEEVIVVDNASTDGSLEKVEALFPCDRKLKIVRNRENLGFAAGCNIGVDHSTGSCLLFLNPDCVLEPDSVKRLTQTLKDCPEVGMVGGLLVNPDGTEQAGGRRAIPTPWRSFVRAFGLSRFAGRWPRLFFDFHLHKQPLPTHSIEVEAISGACMLVRRAAMQAVGHWDEGYFLHCEDLDFSMTLRGKGWKIMFAPDARIVHAKGGCSHSRPIFVEWHKHRGMMRFYRKFFQHQYPGPVMWLVALGIWLRFGLIVSYLSALLMLRRLGMQRG; translated from the coding sequence ATGCTGAGCACGACGAGCTCCGACCAACAACTCGCCTCATTACCACGTTGCTCAGGCAACCTCGAGACATGTTCGACCTCCGATGCAGTATCGCTGATTATCGTGAATTATAACGCAGGTGGTCTTCTTAAGGACTGCGTCTCGTCTGCCGCGCATCAGGTGGAGGAAGTGATTGTGGTCGACAACGCTTCAACCGATGGGAGTCTAGAAAAAGTTGAGGCTCTATTCCCATGTGACCGCAAATTGAAGATTGTTCGTAATCGAGAGAATCTTGGGTTTGCCGCAGGCTGCAATATCGGAGTTGATCATTCGACAGGTAGTTGTCTGTTATTTCTAAACCCTGATTGTGTCCTGGAACCGGATTCTGTGAAGCGTCTCACCCAGACGCTGAAGGACTGCCCTGAAGTTGGAATGGTCGGTGGTTTGTTGGTGAATCCCGACGGGACAGAACAAGCGGGGGGGCGGCGGGCCATTCCAACGCCATGGCGGTCCTTTGTGCGAGCATTCGGTCTGTCGCGTTTCGCAGGGCGTTGGCCGCGGCTGTTTTTTGATTTTCACTTACACAAGCAGCCGTTGCCGACTCACTCCATCGAGGTCGAGGCCATTTCAGGTGCGTGCATGCTGGTCCGCCGCGCTGCGATGCAAGCCGTCGGGCATTGGGACGAGGGCTATTTTTTGCATTGTGAGGACCTGGATTTTTCCATGACCTTGCGAGGCAAGGGCTGGAAGATCATGTTTGCACCTGATGCCAGGATCGTTCATGCCAAAGGAGGCTGCAGCCACTCTCGCCCAATATTTGTCGAATGGCATAAGCACCGTGGGATGATGCGATTTTATCGTAAGTTTTTCCAGCATCAGTACCCAGGCCCTGTGATGTGGCTGGTGGCACTCGGTATCTGGCTACGATTCGGCTTGATCGTCTCCTACCTTTCCGCCTTGCTGATGCTTCGTCGGCTCGGGATGCAGCGTGGATGA
- a CDS encoding NAD-dependent epimerase/dehydratase family protein has protein sequence MDEGEHTGLVGANSLVGRCLIPRLSKDGRHTVAFSRQPPAGKTEAGVTWLRLPTSLPTCSEVSSIKDWLCVAPIWVLPQYFGVIEALGARRVVALSSTSLFVKGDSSDQGERDIARRLAGGERALRVWAEAQGVEWVILRPTLIYGCGRDKNLSEIVRFVRRWGFFPLMGQAGGLRQPVHAEDVATACVSALSMPAAADRTYNLSGGETLPYREMVCRVFATIGKLPRLATIPRWLFRLGVTALRLLPRYRHWTVEMAERMNRDLVFDHADAARDLGFSPRPFRLSPEDLPI, from the coding sequence GTGGATGAAGGGGAGCATACCGGTTTGGTCGGGGCGAACAGTCTGGTCGGTCGATGTCTGATCCCGCGACTGAGTAAAGATGGACGGCACACGGTTGCATTTTCTAGGCAGCCACCTGCAGGCAAAACTGAAGCCGGCGTGACGTGGCTCCGGCTTCCTACGTCTCTGCCGACCTGTTCCGAGGTTTCCTCGATCAAGGATTGGTTGTGCGTGGCTCCTATCTGGGTGTTGCCTCAGTATTTTGGAGTGATCGAGGCCCTTGGTGCCCGCCGAGTGGTGGCACTGTCCTCCACCAGCCTTTTTGTCAAGGGTGATTCGTCGGATCAGGGTGAGCGGGATATTGCACGCCGTTTGGCCGGGGGAGAGCGGGCCCTGCGTGTCTGGGCAGAGGCACAGGGGGTGGAGTGGGTCATTTTGCGTCCCACCCTGATCTATGGATGCGGACGAGATAAGAATCTCTCCGAAATTGTACGCTTTGTACGGCGATGGGGCTTTTTCCCTCTGATGGGACAGGCGGGGGGCTTGCGTCAGCCTGTGCATGCGGAGGATGTTGCAACAGCATGTGTATCGGCACTGAGTATGCCGGCTGCAGCAGACAGGACGTACAACCTTTCAGGCGGGGAGACCTTGCCTTACCGAGAGATGGTGTGCCGCGTCTTTGCCACGATCGGCAAGTTGCCACGCCTGGCGACAATACCGCGGTGGTTGTTTCGATTAGGAGTGACAGCGTTGCGTCTGTTGCCTCGGTATCGGCATTGGACAGTAGAGATGGCCGAACGCATGAACCGCGACCTGGTGTTTGACCATGCCGATGCAGCACGGGACCTAGGCTTTTCACCAAGGCCCTTTCGGCTTTCGCCTGAGGACTTGCCGATATGA